The Desulfuromonas thiophila genome contains the following window.
ATTCAATGCGGATACAGCTAAGGTTCTGTTTGACCATGCGAATGAATCTGATTCCGGTAGCATCACATTTTCAGCCGCTGCACGATGGCTGTTAGCGACACAAACGTTTGCTGTTTCTACTGGGAAAAGTGAAATTTCACATACCGGTACGGCACCATCGGCGGGGGCAATAATGGCGTTTCCGATTGGTGTTTCATTACACGACACACTGCTTTTCAGTCTTGTTCCACAGAATAAGGCCATTCTTTATGGGGATTTGCCTATCTGGGAAAAAACTCCTGACACTCTGGACTATCTAAAAATAAAAATCAGGGTTGCGGGCAAAGACGGTAAGGAGAAAGACCGTACGATTGAGAGAATGGCCTCTGGGATAGTTGATCTTTATACATGGCGAACACGTTCGGTCATTATCAAAACAATAAAGCAAGATGAAGTGACCGATGTCGGCTTTGCTTCTGGAGTTGGCTATTTGGAGTCTGTGCTAGATCCGATGGTTGGTTATGTTGTTAAAGAAGTGAAGGATGAACAGACGAAGGAAAAAGTGAAAAAGAAATTCTCATTGCAGTTTGAGGAAAAAGGCATTTGGAGAGATTTTGACTCCTTGCTTCCTGATGCTGACGGATTGGCTCCCAAAGTCATCGAACATGCTGCAACATTGAGTAAGAAAGATCGTTCTCGAACTCCTGTGGGTATCATCGTGCTTGGGCAAAAATATTATCCGCCACGGCC
Protein-coding sequences here:
- the casA gene encoding type I-E CRISPR-associated protein Cse1/CasA, with the translated sequence MRKFNLVVEKWIPVRFLNGDRDELGISDTLLRSREIAAIEDPSPLVVAALHRFLLAVLYRALEGPTDPAQAKELFRQGLPKEKISAYLEKWKDRFWLLDTEYPFWQVPTFKPNKWRSWTALAVEFNADTAKVLFDHANESDSGSITFSAAARWLLATQTFAVSTGKSEISHTGTAPSAGAIMAFPIGVSLHDTLLFSLVPQNKAILYGDLPIWEKTPDTLDYLKIKIRVAGKDGKEKDRTIERMASGIVDLYTWRTRSVIIKTIKQDEVTDVGFASGVGYLESVLDPMVGYVVKEVKDEQTKEKVKKKFSLQFEEKGIWRDFDSLLPDADGLAPKVIEHAATLSKKDRSRTPVGIIVLGQKYYPPRPNVAFWRGEYFVLPKAISTDCNLRFEIHSILYEAEQSGYTLKKACDLYAKDVIGHGVRDVEQEDVSKFIEQMTVLPL